The Bubalus kerabau isolate K-KA32 ecotype Philippines breed swamp buffalo chromosome 21, PCC_UOA_SB_1v2, whole genome shotgun sequence DNA segment TTGTTAAGTCCAGGCAATTGGTGGAACTGAGTTTTCTGAAGTTTGTAAGATATGAATGTTCTGCCCACCCCTATTTAGTCAAACTAAGCGGCTGTGGGTTTATTATTTGCTAAACATCTGATAGTGTATTTTTTGAGGACTAGGAACAGCATTTTAGAGCACTagaatgtttttccttttagaCAACTCATCAGATTCTCTCAGTATATGAAGTACCCAGTGTGCAagataaatgagaagaaaaatgaggagatttttaaatactttggTTAAGGGCTATAAAATAATTGAGACTTGAAATTTCACACTACCTGATGGTGTGGTTTTGTTTGTCACTCTTAGTAGTGGGAACTTACTTTTGCTCTATGGAAGAGTCAAACAAATTAATCCACAGCTTTAAAGTGTGTTATGAGCATAATGCAGATTCAATCTGGGAGTAAATTAGGCCCTTTAAAAATTGATCACAGAATGTGACACTAAATGGAGTTGACGAAGTATTATGTTCACTTGGCAAAGTTGTCTGTGCAAATATGATAGGATTGTATCCGGGACAAAACAAATACCCCGAATTTAAGTAAAGCTTTTACAGCTGAAGGCAATCATAGAGATTATATCATCCACCAGAGGCCCAGAGGAATTAAGCGATATGCCTAAGGTTACACAGATAGTAAGTGGATCTTCCAGATTTGAGCCCAGGCTTTCTAGAGCTTAGTGGGAGGGAGGCCCTCTCTCCTGCAGCATGCATTCAGACACCATTATCATGATAACAGTCTCAGTAACTACTGTCTTTGAGTACTGCTCTGAATCAAGCTTTCGATCAGGCTCTGTCCACATAACCTCCTCGTCCCACCCCTCATGGCTCTATGTGGAATGTCTGGTGgtttttagtcgctcagtcgtgtccgactctgcaaccccatggactacagcgcctcccccccacccccaggctcctctgtccatgggattctccaggcaagaatactggagtggcttgccatttccttttccagggcatcttcccaactcagggatccaaccctcgtctccggtgtctcctgcattgcaggcagattctttacccattgagccattggggaagcccttggTATGTCTAGTTGTCCCTCTTTTATAGATGAGATCACAGAGACCCAACATTTGTGACTTGTTCACGGCTACACAGCCAGCAAATGCCCAAAGCTGGGGTCCAGCTTCACCCCTGAATCTGCATTCTGTCCCTGGGACCCACTCTTTCACCCCTGGGGGTCAAGAGGACTGCATCTTTGACAAGATTTTCCttgaaaatcaatattttaaattcctGCAATGCTAGCCTCAGCTACCCATAACTAGAGAACCTGTTTCATCAGAGTGGTACACTAATTACTGTGTGTGTCTACTGTTCTTGAAAACTAACTAACTGACTTTTAATAATATCAAGCATAAACGACCTACCACATTATTAAAACATGACCTGCTAGCCTTTGTAGGACATGGATTCAAGATCttgaatttaaaagcaaaaatcaaatagTCAACTGCCAAAGGATGGCAGAAGAACATGAAGCATGGGTGCTCTGTAGATTAATCCTAAAGGTAAAGTAGAAGCATTGTTGAAAATTactatttaatatttcatttggaAGAGATGCTCCCAAACGTTCAATTCTACTCtgtatttaagttaaaaatatgCTTGAAATGACTGAGGATGGCGCTGAATCACAATACTAGTGTCATAGCAAAATATCTTAGGTCTACCAGCCGAACTGCCCCATGCTTTACATGCGTTAAAGTATTAGTTCCGAGGCAAAATGAGGCAATATTATGTTTAACTGTTTGTTTGGAaacttgttttattaaaaaaagatttttttcatggTAATGCCATTTTCAGTACAGGTGTGATAATACTCCATAAAGTATCGTGTACTTGATATAGTGAATTGAGGAAGGTAACGGTCCCACTCGATGCTGGCCTCTAGTCTCCATGAGATACCCCAGTAGCAAAATGTAAATAcccttttcaaaaataaagaggCCTTTGTGTGGTGGGATGAGCAgacaggggtggggcagggaactGTGATCTCTTCAAACTCATGCTTTTGGCTTTGACGTCACTGAGTAAAATCAGTTCTCAGAGAACTGAGACAAACCCTTCTATGCTCCCCAAAAGCACAGAAGGAAGAAAGCTTGTCATTCACGAGCAGCTAGGGACAAAACCAGCGGCAGAGTACAGGTCAGGGGgattagagattaaaaaaaaaaaaaaaaaatgttggagtAAAGTGCACAGTTACtgtcaaaaatatattattttgatcctaagaaaattaagagaattttatCTAAGGAACTAGATTGCTGACCTTTTAATACATTTGGTTTTCAGAGAACATACAATCACCATCGGACCTATAAGACTAgtttgctttgaaaaaaaaattgcttggaATTATCTACAGGAATCTCGTGAACGCAATTCAAGGCTAACATTCTGCAGCTCTTTGGGTAGTGGGCGATTTCCGAGGATAAACCCCCTGCTTCCTGCGGGCATTTCTcctatcttctctctctctccctaaaTGCCAGCACTCTCCAGTTCTCCGTCCTCAACCCCTGAGGCGTGAGACCGGGAAATCATGTAGAGTTTCTCCTTGTTTGTAAACTGCCTCTGCACCGGCTGGGAGGGCTCGGCCTCGGGGGCCTCCTGGCCGGGATCCTCTGGGGGTCTCTGCTCCGGCCCCGGGGCGATGGAAGCCTCCCCGTCTGGGTTTCCACCGGCCCGCAGGTCCCCCATCGACTCCAGGGAGGTGCCTGTCTCCCGCAGAGGGGTGTAGCCCTTATTGTTGCAGGACGGATCATCAGACTGGGAACTCGGCGAGTCCGGCCGGGCGGGGGACTCCGGGGAGGCCGCGAGCTCCGGGAGGCTGGAGTCCAGGTCCGCGCTGCGCCAGGCGGACGGGGGCTCGGGGTACGAGGCCGCCCGGTAGTCCGGCAGCCCGCTGGTGCTGCGGCGCCGCAGGGCCGCGTGCCTGCCGGTCCTGGGTAGGCGGCCGCCCTGCCCCCTGGCGGTGCGCGCGGCCGCCGGCTCCTCCGGCTCGCGGGGCGCCCAGCGCGCGCCGCCCCGGGCACCGCCCCGGAGGTCGGCGAGGCTCAGGTTGAACGGGATCTCCCGGGCGCCACGCTCCCCGGGCGGCCGCTGCCAGCCGCGGCTCGCGGCCCCCGCGGCCCCGTCGCGGTCCCCCGGCAGGGGCAGCAGCGCGAAGGCGCTCAGCGACGAGCCCACGAAGGAGCTGGCAGTGCTCGGGCGCCCCCAGGTTTCGGGGGGGCTGCCGGGCGCCGGGCTGCTGCCGCTGCTTGCGGCCCGGCGACGGCCGGCCACGCCCGGGCGCTCGCGGTAGATGCTGTACACCGCCTCCGCCAGGCTCGGGGGCTCCCGCGGGCGGCGCGGGGACGAGACCAGGTCGGGCGGGGACGCGGCGCCTGAggtccccccgccacccccgctcCGGGCCGGGGGGTGGGGCCAGGCGCCGCGGGCCAGCATCGCTGCCGCCCCGAAGGCGTCCCCGGCGGCGCCGCCGCGGGTCCCAGGCTTCAGCTCCAGGCCCCGCGACTGCACGTAGCCCAGGAAGCCGTTGAGCGGCGCGGCCCCGGGGGGCGCCGAGGCGGGGCCGGAGGACGAGGCGGCGGCCGCCAGGTCTTTGGCGCGGAGGCTGTGCACGTCGATGACGGTGGAGTAGAGGTCCCGCAGGTTGATGATCTTGGTTTCCTTGTCCCTGTTCTCGTGGAGCACGGCGTTGGCGCAGATAAAGAGGAAGATGCCGATGCCCATGATGAGGGGCCCGAAGACCTTGAGCTTGTCGGAGTGCAGGTAGCCCGAGAAGACGCGGAAGAAGAAGCCCACCGACGTGGAGGACGATGGAGAGGGGGCGGGGGATCGCGCTGGGGGCGTGCTCCTGGGCGCGCCCACCGAACTGGCAGTGACACCTTCCGGAGGCCCCGGCTGGGTCCTGGACCGGTTTCTGTTGCCCCCGCTGCTGCTGTTGGTCACGGAGGGGACGCGGTGGCCGCTGTccccgggcggcggcggcggctgcttaGCCCCCTC contains these protein-coding regions:
- the TMEM200C gene encoding transmembrane protein 200C, translated to MIATGGLLRISARKQDPLRPPGQVPKRKRKTKKRRKNDVVVVKGKLKLCSVSGLIALCGIVVLLVGIALAVVGYWPKANGAHREGAKQPPPPPGDSGHRVPSVTNSSSGGNRNRSRTQPGPPEGVTASSVGAPRSTPPARSPAPSPSSSTSVGFFFRVFSGYLHSDKLKVFGPLIMGIGIFLFICANAVLHENRDKETKIINLRDLYSTVIDVHSLRAKDLAAAASSSGPASAPPGAAPLNGFLGYVQSRGLELKPGTRGGAAGDAFGAAAMLARGAWPHPPARSGGGGGTSGAASPPDLVSSPRRPREPPSLAEAVYSIYRERPGVAGRRRAASSGSSPAPGSPPETWGRPSTASSFVGSSLSAFALLPLPGDRDGAAGAASRGWQRPPGERGAREIPFNLSLADLRGGARGGARWAPREPEEPAAARTARGQGGRLPRTGRHAALRRRSTSGLPDYRAASYPEPPSAWRSADLDSSLPELAASPESPARPDSPSSQSDDPSCNNKGYTPLRETGTSLESMGDLRAGGNPDGEASIAPGPEQRPPEDPGQEAPEAEPSQPVQRQFTNKEKLYMISRSHASGVEDGELESAGI